The Lolium rigidum isolate FL_2022 chromosome 1, APGP_CSIRO_Lrig_0.1, whole genome shotgun sequence region ACTCTACAGGTTCTTGCAAAGCAGATTTGTTagcgacaagtaatatgaattgaaGGGGGTACTTCAACTTTAGTTGGCTGTAATttctgttcatccacctccttctACCATGGAGTTTTAATCAGCTGTAATTTATATTCATACACCTGCTTCTACCATGAAGTATTTGTGGTTCTTGCCCTCGGCTCAAGGAAGGAGAAGGGGCCAGGTAGGGTTTTGGGGATTGCATCTGTGGTTGTTTAGGGCTGTTAGAGTATATTACGGTTTAgtcatctctatctctactacttataaaggcacgaagtgccgttgGAAAATTAAATCTGAACCATCCATCTACTTGTATCACATGGTTCACGATGGTTTGTTCTTCCCACATCCATAACCCCGCACGCCCCACACTACCCACCCTGATTTAGCGGTCAAATTCCACCAGAATCATGTGAAGTTGTTAATGAGATGCTAATACGCAAATATTTTCCTTCCTTTCCTACCATCTTCTTTATGATCCTTCCCTCGCGCTGCCCCGTCCACCATATCTCATCCCGTTCTGTGCATTATCTGCATATCGCCAAATGATTCCACAGAGGGCACGCTAAGGAGGACCATCCAACGAACTGAACCAAAACTCCAATGGCGATCTGCAGTCGCGGGAAGCGATGGATCGCCGCCGGCAGAGAGCGCATGCGATGAATCGCTGACGTTGGCAGAGAGGCATACTGTGGACAAGGAGGCGGCGGTGCTGCGGAAGGTATGGCGTGGAACTGCGGATGTCGGCGCACACCCCGGCGAGTTCGGCGCTGTGGGGCGCCGTCGTACACACGGCCGCCAGCCCCGAGCAGGCCACGTTCTGCGACCACCAGCTCGCACACATGAGGTTCCGTGGGTGTACCTGATGATGAAGGATTCCCTGATCATGCTTTACATGGCTGGAGAGTGGAGACAATCCCGATGAACCTCACGCTGCTCTTTGACAACATTATTCATCACAGCGACTCAGCCACTGTGATGCCCACATTTATTTGGAGAAAGTAGAGATCCAGGTTTGATGATGTTCGGAACTACGCGCACATTAGACCGTAGTTCTTCTTTCTCGTAGTCACAAAATTTAATCCTTGATCCAATGCACATAGAACTTTCAAAAGATTACACATGCATTTTTAACATTATGTTATTCATTCTACATATTCCAAGAAATTAATTCTATGTTTGAATGAGGTTTATTGATTGATCTGACTTACTAcctccgtctcggtttaacaggcacACACGCAGTTCTAGATAAACTTTGACCAttggtttggtcaacaaaatataacttttatatctacaaaatctatatcattagattcgtatgcaaaaaagctttccaatgatataattttcgtgacatatatttaatattttattaaCTAAAATAATGATCAAAGCAATTTCTTAAACTACGGCGCGGCTATTAATCTGAGACGGAGAGAGTAGCAGTATTACGTAATTTATATGTTAGACCATCTTCAACGGTGCGACGTAAAAGGACGTGGAGTGACCGTTCGCGACCGCGCGGTCGGAAAATACGCATGTACTCAggcccagcggcccgacgcatagtgATTCGGCTGTCCGTAGAGACGCAAACGcggtccaaatatgcgcctcggatacgTCTCCGCGTGACCGCTCGTGCTTGGGCAAACGTTTCGTCGGGCCTGCCTGGCAGCGACCTATGTCGATGCGTCTTCTGAGGCCCGCCAGGCGCCAGTACTGGCGGTGAAGACGTCGCTTCGGCAATCTGcgtcacgttaatggcgatgcctagcCTACCGAGCGGATGTCGCCCACGACGGCCAACGAAGTAAATAGCGGTGCCACGCGTACCTCGGATGCCTCCGGGGTATATAAAGAGGGGCACGCACTCGACTGCCCGATCTCATCTCCTCcagacaaaccctagccgccgcacaacctccaccgtagcgccgcctcgcACATGTCCTCCACCATTGCCATGAGCAGCGCCCGACGCGGCCAGGCTACtgcgcctccacctccgtgtccacctcggactccacctcccccgtcCGACAGCTCTGACAAGGAGAATGAAGATAGTGCGGAAAACATCATCAACGCGGCCATGAACACGAAGTTCATGGCTGACGCGGAGCAggtagcagaggaggagcggacgACGGCGTTCGACGCGGAGCAGGAACTCCCCAGGGAGGTGGCGGCCGTAGAGGACGAGTCCAACGATGACAACTTTGAGTGGAACTAGAACGGGCCTTACCCGGAGGAGAAGACGGCGGAGCAGAGGGATTTAGTCAAGTCCTTCGAGACGCCCAGGAAGACCGAGGATGCCGCCAACGAGGCACTGCAACAGAGACTACTGGAGGACGGGGCGGTCCACCGAGCTCTGGTGGCCGCACGGCGGATGGAGCAGCAGGCGACGGAGAAGCTGATgaagagggagggaggcaacAACGGGGCCGGGCCGTCAACCGCCCCGAGGGGCGACAAGTAGTCTAGGGCCTTGTTCTTCCTTCTTGTTTTCCGTATGTACAATTTTTGATCTGTGAAAAAAATGTTGGAAAAACAATATGGGCCGCCCcgctgggagcacacccagacgcaaacggacatgcgGTTAAAAATGAAATTTTTTGTGTCCGTGGTCCGACGTAAACGACCATAATCTAAAATGCATCGCTCCGTTGAAGATGCACTTAGAGACATGTGCATGTGCATGGTTGACACATTAAATTGATGCCTGCAACGAAATAGTGACACCGTGGGAATTCCTAATCAGGGGTTCAATAAGCTGAATGTCTACCCAAGGTTCTGTGAAAATTTAAACAGTGGAACCTGTGGAGGGGTGCTTCGTGATTAAAATGGACATATCATGCATGTTAGAAACAATATCCTGATGCTCTAATGATGACACTTCTGAGGCCACTGCATGTATCCGAAGTCTAAACTTAGCTACGAGATGCTATGCTGGACCAATTGAGGTGAAATCGTCCAAAAATACCTCCAGGTTGCGGATTTCTTTCATTGTTCAGGAGATCAAAAATATCCCGACAACTTTGAAAATGTGGAGTTTACAAAAACCTTTCTAGATCAAACAATGTTGTAGCTTATGGTCTAGATTTGTTTAGTAGGATCTCGGGCGAGTTGGCTGAGTCCTTCCATGCGTGGTCAAGCATAGGTCACTATAGATCGTAATCAAACTATTCAGTTTGTAAAATATAATATGAGTTCAAATAAACCATAATCGGTCCAGAGTACACGTTGAAGATAAACCATGCTATATTGTggagacgtgcattgcacgtgcacacTAACTAGGTAGCTTAAGTTGTAATCAAGATCTATCTCTACTAGGTTTCTTAGTCTCCAAATTTTGCACTCTCTATAAACAGCCAATGATGCACGATAAATACAACAACTATTCCGTAATTCTACAAAAGGCATCTCTGGCAGCCCAACACATTTCGGACACGAAATGCCTCCATTTCAGATGGGTCAATCCGCGGAAACAAAAACGACAATTTTTATAGTGTCTGAGTGTCAGACCTTCCTCCGGTAGGCATTATAGATATATATAAACCTTGATTATATCGGAGGGGATCTCGCCAACAATGTTGAAATCAAGTTGAAAAAAAAGCAGCCATAGATCTCCGTAAGAAGGGAGCTGAACGGACCTTCTTTTCAGGGGCTGGGCACGATTTGTTCatggacgaagaagaagacaaggCCGCAATCGCCGTACTCGAGGAAGACGAAGAGCAGACACATTTTTCTTCTCTCATTAGGAAAAAATAGGTGGAGACTGAAGTTTAGAATACGTTAAGAAAAATGAACTTTTGCTCATACTTTAGGTTCAAAAACCACCATATTTCTTCTATCCAAAcggtttgaagtatataatacttttttttttcaaaacagaAGTATTCCTGgaatacttcaaaaaaaaaaaaactgagctGCCAAACGGGGCCTTATTAATATAAGTCTACTAGAAAATGGTCGCTCTCACGTCCCTCCACCAGAGGCCCCACAGAGGCCCGGAGGAGATCAGGTCAACCAAGGGCGTAGTATGGTGGTGGCTATGAAGGTGCTCGCGGAGCTGGGCTGCCGGGGTTTCATTTCTAAATTCTCGGTTGGTGCCAAGAAGAGGCTGCATTACATCGATCTTCTCCTCACAATGGGAGGAACACAAGAAGAGGTAAATTATGTCCATTTCTCCATCCCCAAGAAGCTCATGCGTTGGGCTCTATATGCTCTGATCAGCTTGCCTCTCGTCTACATCCTACTGTACTCCTATTCATATTCCATCTCATATATCAATCTCATTTCTACATTTCAAGCTCGCGCAAACATCCACCCTCCTCTGCCCCCTCCTCAAGGTAAGCTCTCTTCCATCTTCCATCTCATGTGGTATAGGTACTGTACGTGTTGCCATGTTGCAGGTATGCTAGTGAATAATGGTTAGCTAATTAACCTCCATTTCTTCCGTTTGTGATTCCTTGTGTCAGCTTGGTTACAATGCAACTACAGCGACGGGAAGTGGGTGTGGGATGAGAGCGTCACCGGTCCGCGGTACGACAGCGAGAACTGCGACATGAGGCAAGCGCAGAAGTGCGCGATTAACGGCAAGCCGGACAACGGGTACCTACGCTGGCGGTGGCAGCCAGCGGGCTGCAACCTCTCGGCGCTCGACCCAGCGGAGTTCCTCCATGCTGTCCGGGGCAAGCACCTGGCCTTTGTAGGGGACTCGATCGCGCGAACCCAGGCGGAGTCCCTGGTCTGCCTCCTCTCCACCTTCTCCCGGCCGGAGACGGTGCACCAGTACGAGGAGCGCCTCGGGCGCAAGTTCTGGCGCTGGGTCTTCCCGGCGCCGCACAACGTCAACGTCTCCACGTACTGGTCGCCATTCCTGGTACGCGCCGAGGGCACGTCGGCGCACTACGCCATGACGCAGGAAACGGTGATCCTGGACGCGCTCACCGAGCCGTGGACGGCGGACTTGGACGCCATGGACGTCATGGTGATCTCGGTCGGGCACTGGTTCCCCCGCCCAGCCATGTACTACGACGACGGCGTAGTCTCCGGGGTGGTCTCCCGTCCGGAAGTGAACCGGACCAACATCGGCGGCGGGTACCTCGGGGCGCACCGCACGGCGATGCGGAGAACGCTCGAGTACGTGAACGCAAAGTCGACCACGGACAAGCTCGTGGTGGTGGCGACCATCTCGCCGGCGCACTTCGACGCCAGGTACGGACCAAACCACCGGGACGCGTGCTCGCGTCACAAGCCGTACGACGAGGGGGAGACGGAGGTGTCCGGCGCGGAGGCCGAGCTGAGGAAGGCCgtgctggaggaggcggcggccgcggtGGCCCAGAGGCGGAGGTCGGGGCTACGGTTCGAGGTGCTGGACGTGACGAGGCTGGCGTCCATGCGGCCCGATGGCCACCCGGGCATATACATCTTCAGGAACGCGTTCGCCGGCCGCCAAGTGCCGGAGACGGTGGCGAACGTCGATTGCCGCCATTGGTGTGCACCGGGGCCGGTCGACACGTTTAACGACatattgatgaagatggtggccgCGGCTTAATCCATTGATGATTGTTCGAGCAGTTTGCACAAAACGGCACAACTCCATCGCGTGCACAACCCCACCGCCGGTCAACGCACATGCAGGATGCGTTGGCACACATGCATACCACATCGTGCAAACAAAAACCATCGTCATGGGCGTCTATTCCATCTTCGTGCGCTGAGATTCGTGCTATTCTAAAAAATACTTCCCTAAATCCATTTCTTGTCGGCAAGACCCTCCTTGTACATAGTGTATCCATTGTTTACAAAACCGGACCGGTGAGGTCCATGGTTCATGGTTCAGTGGTTGGACCAcgcactacgggaaaaatagaGGTTGCCGTGCAGTAATTTATTACCGTGAGTTCATGCACGGTAAAGATTTTTTTGCCGTACGCACCAAGCAGAACTCACGGCAAACAAAGTGTGCACGACAACATCTGAACAGAGCACATGGCAAAGAAATCTTGCACGACAAAGTCTGAACACAGCGCACACCAAAGAAACGTTCACGGCAATGACCCAACACGCCGCACGACAAAGATTCACTGCACGGCAAATGCTTTGGGCATTTCCGTGCCACATCCTTTGTCGTGCGCGCAGCTGCCGTGCGTTTTGCCGTGCGCCATAtgacattttctttgtttttctttctattttatttcatctaatacttatatttattttttaattagttttactttttgatgactatttattggtgttattaagacaatgtgcaatataGAAGTACTCTCCATCTTCatccccccacatatatcagggtttcagAGCAATTCACGcttcggaaaatctgctaagtgttatcgcccaa contains the following coding sequences:
- the LOC124708408 gene encoding xyloglucan O-acetyltransferase 1-like; this translates as MTQETVILDALTEPWTADLDAMDVMVISVGHWFPRPAMYYDDGVVSGVVSRPEVNRTNIGGGYLGAHRTAMRRTLEYVNAKSTTDKLVVVATISPAHFDARYGPNHRDACSRHKPYDEGETEVSGAEAELRKAVLEEAAAAVAQRRRSGLRFEVLDVTRLASMRPDGHPGIYIFRNAFAGRQVPETVANVDCRHWCAPGPVDTFNDILMKMVAAA